The Argiope bruennichi chromosome 9, qqArgBrue1.1, whole genome shotgun sequence genome contains a region encoding:
- the LOC129985146 gene encoding afadin- and alpha-actinin-binding protein-like — translation MNQPRSIYKTDYVPFDWMENNFSSGNNDFCSSENIDECLRHISQELSALGYPSIYSSSSDCGYAVNCDIVRLLNVTFELIGSCREHAQIKDDLECRNRRLSSDLSTLSKKNALLKESLEQSENKYKSVLERERQLKEKNNRLLQTIKNEKEESKKLSSQMQQQKITYQHEMRKYENTISQMKTKLNQIISDRNPDKKVASISPSYLLQRNSKQRGKWQTGSVAKSCMEEMYSSVISSYENRCQEMMKEISEYRSCFEQIHYQIIEINLSIGGSMQDFMDLIPLKAIWNRTDLRVTLDDRFQYLLNKLKGNALKIVADNSRKSENEATLLKLKLSSHEELNEESKPCEQMAVSEEKEMKDKELSGCFEKLSLNAMKEQLELEKENLKKEKSELSKTASFIEKEKSDLALQKLKIIKMAMQQESPSSQWHESLNTLSSFSVITTKDGSTVVPSARELKQCLSAPDYQVQSSTPLWKVGNLVTPEEKKSKSELSLEELKSVLSVETCSTDESKDIGPENANLPKWALTAMNSSSYPFQSQDMTSICETSIANSTSNEELELSTVSSEQNLELLKAAMDDIEKRRNHMSR, via the exons ATGAATCAGCCTCGAAGCATATACAAAACTGATTATGTTCCTTTTGACTGGatggaaaacaatttttcttcggGAAATAATGATTTCTGTTCTTCAGAAAACATAGATGAGTGCTTAAGACATATATCTCAg GAACTAAGTGCCTTAGGCTATCCGTCCATATATTCTAGTTCTAGTGATTGTGGATATGCTGTGAATTGTGATATTGTGAGGTTACTGAATGTTACTTTTGAATTAATTGGAAGCTGTAGAGAGCATGCTCAAATTAAAGATGACCTTGAATGCAG AAATCGTCGTTTATCAAGTGATTTGAGTACtttgagtaaaaaaaatgcaCTACTAAAAGAGAGCTTGGAACAATCTGAAAACAAATACAAGAGTGTATTAGAAAGGGAGAGacagttgaaagaaaaaaacaatcgTCTTTTGCAAACCATCAAGAATGAAAAGGAAGAG tcaaagaAGCTATCTTCTCAAATGCAGCAACAGAAAATTACATATCAGCATGAAATGCGTAAATATGAAAATACTATAAGCCAGATGAAAACTAAATTGAATCAGATAATTTCAGACAGAAATCCCGATAAGAAAGTTG CAAGTATTAGCCCAtcttatttattacaaagaaattcTAAACAAAGAGGAAAATGGCAAACTGGCTCTGTAGCAAAATC ATGTATGGAGGAAATGTACAGCTCTGTTATATCCAGCTATGAAAATCGTTGCCAGGAAATGATGAAAGAGATTTCTGAATACCGCAGCTGTTTTGAACAGattcattatcaaataattgaaattaatttatcaattgga ggCAGCATGCAAGATTTCATGGATCTTATTCCATTGAAAGCCATATGGAATAGAACTGATTTACGAGTTACTTTAGATGacagatttcaatatttacttaataaattgaAAGGAAATG ctttaaaaatagTTGCTGATAACTCTAGGAAGAGTGAAAATGAAGCAActcttttgaaattgaaattatcttCACATGAAGAATTAAATGAAGAATCAAAACCATGTGAACAG atggctgtgtcagaagaaaaagaaatgaaagataaagAATTAAGTGGTTGTTTCgagaaattaagtttaaatgcaatgAAAGAGCAGCTGGAGCTTGAAAaggagaatttgaagaaagaaaagtcAGAGCTTTCTAAAACTGCTTCATTCATAGAAAAAGAG AAATCAGACCTTGCACTTCAGAagttgaaaataatcaaaatggcCATGCAACAAGAATCTCCCTCATCCCAGTGGCATGAGAGTCTCAATACACTCTCTTCATTTTCTGTGATAACTACCAAAGATGGTTCCACTGTAGTGCCTTCTGCCAGAGAACTCAAGCAATGTCTGAGTGCTCCAGATTATCAAGTGCA atCCTCGACTCCTCTGTGGAAAGTTGGTAACCTTGTGACTCCTGAAGAGAAAAAATCTAAATCAGAATTGAGTCTTGAAGAGTTAAAATCTGTATTGTCGGTTGAAACTTGTTCCACTGATGAATCAAAAGACATTGGTCCAGAGAATGCAAATCTTCCTAAATGGGCTTTAACAGCAATGAACTCTTCCTCATATCCATTCCAGTCTCAAGATATGACCTCCATTTGCGAAACTTCAATAGCTAATAGCACTTCCAATGAAGAACTGGAATTATCTACTGTATCATCTGAGCAAAATTTAGAACTTCTCAAAGCTGCAATGGATGATATTGAGAAAAGACGTAATCATATGTCCAGATGA